The following DNA comes from Marichromatium purpuratum 984.
AGCAGTACCCGATCGCGTTCGATCCGCTCCACCCGGCTGCCGAGCCGGATGGTCCCGCTCGGTAGCCGGGCAGCGAGCTGGCGTGGAATCTGCGCCATTCCCCCGGCCGGCAACGCGGTGTCACCGAGCGCGAAGGCGCGAAAGACGAACTCGAAGGCCCGGCTCGAGACCGCGAGTTCCGGGTCGAAGAAGACCCCGGAGAAGAACGGCAGGAAGAAGCGCTCGCGGATCCGTGGCGAGAAGCCGAGTGCCTCGAGTCGCGCCGCCGCGCTGGTCTCGGGACGGGCATAGAGTGCGGTGAGATCACCGGTGAGTGCCTGGTGACGGAGTCGCAGCAGCCGTAACTTGTCGGCTGTGGTGCCGACCGGCGAGACGAGCATCTGGGGCAGGCGTAGTGGGCGTCGCCAGATGTCGCTGACGCGGTGCAGCCGACCGTCGAACCAACTCAACGCGCCGGGGTAGAAGGGACGCAGGTCGAGAGCCTGATAGTCGAGCATGCGCCGGGCCTCGGGGTACCAGGTCTGCAGGACCTGGAAGCCGCGGTCGAGCAGGAAGCCGTCGCGTCGCTCGGTGGCGACGCGGCCACCGACCTGGTCGCCGGCCTCGAGCACCAGGGGCTCGAGACCGGCCTTGCGAAGATGGATGGCGCAGGCGAGACCGGAGAGTCCGGCGCCGATGACGATGACGTCTGCGTCCATGGAATGCCTCGATCTGATTGCGCCGCGACCGGAGGGCTCCGTCTCGGGCGGGGCAGGGCGGCGCGGCGCGTGAATGTGGGTGACCCTGGATCTCAGGTTGTGGCGATCGTCGTCGAGTTCCAGCGCCGCGCGTGCCGGTCGTGTGGGGATCTCAGCGAGACCTCAGGCAGGAGGGACCGGCGCAGGCGTTGACCTCGATGGTGAGGTGGGCGATGCGGTCGAAGTCGACGAGCAGGTGCTTGTAGTGCTCCACCGGTCGTGGCTCGTGGGTCACCAGCGAGACGATGGCGGCATAGTGATTGGCACCGACTCGCCAGACATGGATATCGGCGACGCGGTTGTCTGCGTCGGCCTCGATCGTCGCGCGGATCGCCTCGCGGTAGGGCGCCTCAATGCTTGCGTCGACTAGGATCGGGGCGGTCTCGCGCAGCAGTCCATAGGCCCAGACGGCAATGATGGTGGCGCCGACCACGCCCATTACCGGGTCGAGCCAGTGCCAGCCGAGCAGCTTGCCGGCGAGCAGCGCGGCGATGGCCAGCAGCGAGGTCATGGCATCGGCGATGACGTGTACATAGGCCGCGCGCAGGTTGTGGTCGTGATCGTGGCGCGCGTCGCGCGCATGGTCATGGTGGTGGGCGTGGCCGTGATGGTGATGATGCGCGTCCTTGAGCAGCAGGGCGCTGGCGATGTTGACCGCGAGCCCGAGCAGGGCGACCAGGATCGACTCGTTGAAGTGGATGGTCTGGGGATCGATCAGCCGCTGCAGCGACTCGATCAGCATCATCAGCGCCACGGTACCGAGCGCGATGGCGCTGGCGAAGCCGCCGAGCACATTGACCTTGCCGGTGCCGAAGCTATGAGTGGGGTCGTTGGCGTGGCGGGCGGCGTAGCGATAGGCGAGGATAGCGATGAGGAAGGCGGCGACATGGGTGCCCATGTGCCAGCCGTCGGCGAGCAGGGCCATCGAGCCGTAGAGGCTGCCGGCGAGGATCTCGATCACCATCACCACGGCAGTCAGCAGCAACACGTAGTAGGTGTGGCGCTCGCCACGGTCGTTGTGGACCGCGAAGTCGTGGCTGTGTTGCCAGTGTTCGAGGGTATGGACGTGCATGTCGAGGTGGCTCCTGCGGGTTGCGATCAGCGGGACCGGCTCGATCGGTCCCGGGTTGCCGCGCCGCGCCCGCCGCCCCCCGACGACGAGGCGGTGCGGTTTTCGTCGTGGCTCAGAACTCGACGGCGAGCTGTGCCAGGATGGTGTTGCCCGACTCGCCGGTGCCGCCCTCGCGACGATCGTAGTCGGTGTCGTGCGACCACTCCAGCGACAGCGCGGTGTTGTCGAGCACGCCGACCGAGACGCCGACCAGCCAGCGCTCCTCAGGCAGCTCCAGCGCGACCGCCTCGCTGGTGCTCTGGTAGGCTGCGGCGGCGACCACTTCCTTGCCCATCACCTCGAAGGTGTAGCCGGCCTCGATGTTCCAGGCACTGGGCTTGGCGCCTTCGCCCTTGAAGCTTAGGCTGCTGGCCTCGAACTCGTCGGTCGCGGCGAGGTACTCACCGATCAGATTGAAGGGACCGAAGGTGGCCGCGGCGTTGGCGGTCCAGGCGCCGGTGCGCTCGCTCGCATCGCCCAGGCCGGCGCGGTTGTCGGCGATCACGTCCTGCAGGGTATCGGAGTCACCGAGATCGCTGATATAGCCGAGGCCGAGGCTCCAGGCACGATCATCGAACGCCTGGGCGAAGCCGAGGTTGGCGCCCCAGCTGCCGATCTCGTTCTCGCCGTCGATCTTGCGGTCGCCGTTGAAGGCGTAAACGCTACCGTTGAAGTCGCCGTGGACGAAGCCGACCTGCAGTGCGGTCTCGCGCGCCTCGCCGATCTCCAGGGTCAGCGGGTCGGAGACCAGGTTGGTCTCGTAGGCGCCGAAGGGCACGTAGAACTGACCTGCGGTGAGGAACAGCGGACTGTGCTCGAGGTTGGCGATGGTGACGAAGGCATTGTCGACCTCGAGGTCGGTGTCATCCTCCTCGTAGAGTAGCGAGACGTTGGCCTCGACCCAGTCGTTGACCTGTGCCGAGATGCCGAGCTCGAAGGTCGCCAGCACGA
Coding sequences within:
- a CDS encoding NAD(P)/FAD-dependent oxidoreductase; its protein translation is MDADVIVIGAGLSGLACAIHLRKAGLEPLVLEAGDQVGGRVATERRDGFLLDRGFQVLQTWYPEARRMLDYQALDLRPFYPGALSWFDGRLHRVSDIWRRPLRLPQMLVSPVGTTADKLRLLRLRHQALTGDLTALYARPETSAAARLEALGFSPRIRERFFLPFFSGVFFDPELAVSSRAFEFVFRAFALGDTALPAGGMAQIPRQLAARLPSGTIRLGSRVERIERDRVLLESGQRLRACAVVIATDANAAARLLDEPQHPMRATTCFHFSAPQPPIEDNALVINGSGHGVVNSLLCPSNLSEHYAPPERALVTVNCLGATHNPDTLETQIRQELAAWFGEAVGGWERLAVHRIPQALPLQQPSVQPPRAAPQRGERIWLCGEVAAPTSIHWALSSGRLAAEAVVGSVRPRAIRQHV
- the dmeF gene encoding CDF family Co(II)/Ni(II) efflux transporter DmeF, with amino-acid sequence MHVHTLEHWQHSHDFAVHNDRGERHTYYVLLLTAVVMVIEILAGSLYGSMALLADGWHMGTHVAAFLIAILAYRYAARHANDPTHSFGTGKVNVLGGFASAIALGTVALMMLIESLQRLIDPQTIHFNESILVALLGLAVNIASALLLKDAHHHHHGHAHHHDHARDARHDHDHNLRAAYVHVIADAMTSLLAIAALLAGKLLGWHWLDPVMGVVGATIIAVWAYGLLRETAPILVDASIEAPYREAIRATIEADADNRVADIHVWRVGANHYAAIVSLVTHEPRPVEHYKHLLVDFDRIAHLTIEVNACAGPSCLRSR
- a CDS encoding LbtU family siderophore porin, coding for MSVRTLSAAVALAIAGQVPAYADTLEQRVARLEQQNQAQAKLIAEQQAALEGTPERVKKLETALEERRTEQNWGTGWFQRIEIAGLIEVEANHTSPYVGSDESDIVLATFELGISAQVNDWVEANVSLLYEEDDTDLEVDNAFVTIANLEHSPLFLTAGQFYVPFGAYETNLVSDPLTLEIGEARETALQVGFVHGDFNGSVYAFNGDRKIDGENEIGSWGANLGFAQAFDDRAWSLGLGYISDLGDSDTLQDVIADNRAGLGDASERTGAWTANAAATFGPFNLIGEYLAATDEFEASSLSFKGEGAKPSAWNIEAGYTFEVMGKEVVAAAAYQSTSEAVALELPEERWLVGVSVGVLDNTALSLEWSHDTDYDRREGGTGESGNTILAQLAVEF